The following coding sequences are from one Chloroflexota bacterium window:
- a CDS encoding archease has protein sequence MPYEYLDHTADVGLRGRGRTLAEALTHGALGLFHLMVDLERVVPQQEVPIECAAGDPAALFVELLNELLARRDIEGMFFGDFEITCLEQDEDGYRLQGVARGEPMDIERHQPKVEVKAATYGGLRHFVDENGQHVVQCVLDL, from the coding sequence ATGCCTTATGAGTATCTTGACCACACGGCTGATGTAGGGCTGCGGGGCCGTGGGCGGACGCTGGCCGAGGCGCTGACACACGGCGCCCTCGGCTTGTTTCACCTGATGGTAGATCTGGAGCGGGTCGTGCCCCAGCAGGAGGTCCCTATCGAGTGTGCGGCCGGCGATCCGGCGGCGTTGTTCGTCGAACTGCTCAACGAGTTGCTGGCGCGACGCGACATCGAAGGGATGTTCTTCGGCGATTTCGAGATCACCTGCCTGGAACAAGACGAGGACGGCTACCGGCTGCAAGGCGTGGCCCGCGGCGAGCCTATGGACATCGAGCGGCACCAGCCGAAGGTCGAAGTCAAAGCCGCCACCTACGGCGGATTGAGGCATTTCGTGGACGAGAACGGACAGCACGTGGTGCAATGTGTGTTAGACCTGTGA